GCTCTACACTCATAAATTTAGAAAGGGCTTGAGCGTTGTCTCGGTTGAGATTTCCAACGATCGTCATTGCATCAAAACTTAATTTTGGATCAGATATGCACACAGTATGTGCGTCCAACCGGCTATTAGAGTAGCCGGTTTTAGAAAAATTGTCTAAATCGTGATTTTCCAAATGATTTGAATGATTTGCATGATTGTTTTTATACATAAAAAATCGACTCCTTAATCTCAATTTCGTTTAAGGAATCGCTCACCCAAATATATATCTTGATGTATATTTAAATATCGTTTAATATCTAAATATACAAGATTATAAAAACAACTCAGTGTTTTTTTCTTTGAATGATGTCGTTCACAAACTTTGGTCAGGGCGTGAGCGACTCCTTTTTATTTTGTTATTAATATAACACTATCAAAAGACTTGGTCTAATCAGATCAAGTCTTTTTTTATTTAAGCATTTGTATTATCTGGTAAACAGTTAAAACTACTAAAACACCAAGTACATACTTACTTGTTATAAAATTCTCAAAGGCTTCTCTGAATTTCATTTCTTCAACTCCTTTTATTGCTTTATTCCAATTTCCTTATTGGTCGGAACCTACAGGGCTTTATGTGTTGTTGAGTTGGTACTTTCTTGGGATTAATCCCAATTCAAGTCCAACCAACTCGCTAACAAGTTAGCTAACACATAGCCCATTCCAACCAATAAGTTTTCTCGGCATAAATGCATGTTCTATAAGTGCATACCTCTATCTCGTTTTTGATTCTTTTGTTGTTCTTGTTGCTGTTCCTGTTCTGAATATAATTCTGGATTCATTTTTTTATCTAAGTTTCCTGCTAAACCATTTAGTTTTGGTTCATCTTCTGTTAACTTATTAACTCTTTCCGCAAAGGTATTTCTTCCTAAAACTCGTTCTAACTCTTTTAGTAAGATTTTTAAAAGCTTTAACGCTATTTCTATATTCTCTTTAAGTGGCTTTGCATTTTCGTAAAGTTGGTTAAAATTATCGTCTGCGTTTTCAATACGCTCAACTGCTTTATTTAATAAATCATCTTTCTCTCGTATTTCCTTATCTTTATCATCTAAGGCTCTACCAGACTTTATATACTCGTAATCTTCCGAAATATCTTGAGCAGCTTTTATCTGTTTCTGAAATTCATTGAAATCTTTTTGGCTTATTACAACATTTCCAGTTTCTTGTATTTCTTTGCTAAATAAACCACCTACTTTTTCAGTTTCTTGCTCATACGGAACATTTATAGGCTTTTTAAGCGTATTTAACGATTTTTGGTACTCTTGCATTAATTTATCGTTCTTTTGCTTTATATGGTCTGTTTTTTGGCTCTCACGTTCATATTCTTGCTTATGATATTCTGTTTTTTGTTTATACTGACTTATTTGCTCATGTTTAGCATTTGTTACTTGTCTTGATTGCCCACGTTCTAAATCATATCCTCGTTGTTTAACATGCTCATTAAATCTATCTTGAAACGCTGTTAAAGCTTTTTTATTACCTACAACTTCTTTAGCACTTAAACGACCATCATCAGTTATTGGAACAACGCCATAATGCATATGTGGTGTTTTTTCGTCCATGTGAACTGTTGCATATAATAAATTATCTTTACCGTATTCTTGTTCTAAAAACTCTTTAGCATATTCAAAAAACTGCTTTGTATCTTCTGGCGTTTGATTATCAAAGAAATCATTGTCTGATGTAATTAAACCATCAATGTGTTTAATCGCGTCTGTTCTAATTTTTCTTTTGCCTGTATAATTCTGTTCGATTTTTTCATCAATCAAGTTATTAAAATTCTGTTTATTAGCATTTACCAAATCATAATTTAAGTAAGTTTTACTATGGTCTATATCTTCATTTTCATAATTATTATTTTCTCTTTGAACATGTTTTTGTATGCCCGTTGTATTTGTTCCAGATTTAACTTTTGAAACTCTAACAATGGAATAAGACATATAAAAATCACTCCTAAGCACAAAGGTTTCATGTGTATTTAATAGTTTAAGTCTAACAGACTAGACTTATTTTTAATAAGTCGTTAATACGTGTGCTCTGCGAGGCTTAAACCTGTTTTTGCTAACGCAAAAAATGAGTGGCAAAATGCTAGCCACTCATAGTTCTAAACCAAAATATAATATAACTATTCAAACTGCTTTTCAGAACGTTTAAATACAATAATCGTCAAAAGACAACATAAAATAATAAGGATAGCCATGGCTACAAGAATATTACTATACACTCCAGAAGAATAATTTATAAATTCCAGAACTAGTTTACGATTAATCAATTGTAGTGACAATAAACCTCCTACAATTGCTATACCTGTTCCCTCTGATAAAAAACTTGTGAAATTTAGCAAACTCATTCCAGAAGCAACTTCTTCTTCAGAAAGACTACTTGATACTATTTTTGATATAACTGTTTTAGTAAAAGATAATCCGCCCATAACAAATATAAACATAAAAGTAGTCAACCACATACTAAACTCAACAAAAAATGCAATAGTTAAAAAACTTATAGAGATAGACAATGATCCTAAAATAAAAACAAATAATGATCCTTTTCTATCCACTAAAAAACCACCAAAATAACCAAAAACAATAACACTCATGGTTCCAGGAAAAATAACACTATTACCTATTGTCGCTACATTTACATGATAAATAGTTTTCATCATATAAGGCACCATTGATATAAAACCAGCTACTATAGAAAATATTAGCCCACCAGAAAACAAACCAAGCATAAACGGAATGTTTTTCCCTAGTTTAGGATTAATAAAAGGGTTAGAAACTCTTGAAATATGTTTAATAAAAATCACAAAAAAGATTGTGAAGAGTATTAAAAAAGTCCAATTATAATTTGTCGTAAATAACATAAAACATATAATACTTATAGACATTAAAACAATACCTACGATATCTAATGTATTTTTTGTTGATTTACCAGGTACCATTACTTTAATAAGAAAAGGTATAGTTACTATTGTAATCATAGGAAGTATAAGTAGGTAAGACCAATGAATATAATGTGCTATTATTCCCCCTATTGAAGGACCTAACCCTTCACCTAAAGCTACAATTGATCCTATAAAACCAAAGGCTTTGCCTTGTTTTTTTCTTGTAATATTTCTAGCTACAACCACCATAATCAGTGAAGGGAATGCAGCAGATCCTACTCCTTGTACTAACCTACCAAAAATCAAAATAAAAAAGTGATTGTGACCAATAAAAGCAAT
The sequence above is a segment of the Staphylococcus epidermidis genome. Coding sequences within it:
- the mobV gene encoding MobV family relaxase — encoded protein: MSYSIVRVSKVKSGTNTTGIQKHVQRENNNYENEDIDHSKTYLNYDLVNANKQNFNNLIDEKIEQNYTGKRKIRTDAIKHIDGLITSDNDFFDNQTPEDTKQFFEYAKEFLEQEYGKDNLLYATVHMDEKTPHMHYGVVPITDDGRLSAKEVVGNKKALTAFQDRFNEHVKQRGYDLERGQSRQVTNAKHEQISQYKQKTEYHKQEYERESQKTDHIKQKNDKLMQEYQKSLNTLKKPINVPYEQETEKVGGLFSKEIQETGNVVISQKDFNEFQKQIKAAQDISEDYEYIKSGRALDDKDKEIREKDDLLNKAVERIENADDNFNQLYENAKPLKENIEIALKLLKILLKELERVLGRNTFAERVNKLTEDEPKLNGLAGNLDKKMNPELYSEQEQQQEQQKNQKRDRGMHL
- the tet(K) gene encoding tetracycline efflux MFS transporter Tet(K), producing MFSLYKKFKGLFYSVLFWLCILSFFSVLNEMVLNVSLPDIANHFNTTPGITNWVNTAYMLTFSIGTAVYGKLSDYINIKKLLIIGISLSCLGSLIAFIGHNHFFILIFGRLVQGVGSAAFPSLIMVVVARNITRKKQGKAFGFIGSIVALGEGLGPSIGGIIAHYIHWSYLLILPMITIVTIPFLIKVMVPGKSTKNTLDIVGIVLMSISIICFMLFTTNYNWTFLILFTIFFVIFIKHISRVSNPFINPKLGKNIPFMLGLFSGGLIFSIVAGFISMVPYMMKTIYHVNVATIGNSVIFPGTMSVIVFGYFGGFLVDRKGSLFVFILGSLSISISFLTIAFFVEFSMWLTTFMFIFVMGGLSFTKTVISKIVSSSLSEEEVASGMSLLNFTSFLSEGTGIAIVGGLLSLQLINRKLVLEFINYSSGVYSNILVAMAILIILCCLLTIIVFKRSEKQFE